The DNA window CAGATTATGCTCAAATCCACAAAAAGGGTCAGGCAAACTTGGATCAAATATTGCATCACATTTTAATAGGAATATAGGTAATTACTTACTACAGTACAtgcagacacatcaaatgaacTAAAATTAAGCTCGAGTTCTATTATTGATAGGATAAGTCAAaaagaaatttcaaaaatttaatagtaAATGAGTAAAATGACATAATCTTCCTAGTTCAATAAATGTCAATTCAATCAATGAATACAAACTAtacaaatcatcaataaaaggtAATTAGTAAATGGTACAAAATTACCAATCATTCCAAAATCTGAATCATCTTCAATCTGCCATTCTAGTTTCAAGGGCCACAACAGGAGACTCAGCTAGTTTGGAATTCATTCCGGACTCTTCGTTACTTGTAGATGCACAAACCGGGATATCGGGATCAGGACTTGATGTTTTTACTTGATCAGTAAAAGCCGATTTAGCTGCTGAGGTTGGTGCTATTCCACCACCAATGCTCCTATCTTTTTCCATCTTTTGCTGATTTTTCACACTGTCATGTCTTTTGTGCTGATCACAAACCAAACATCATCTTTCGTtacaaagtataaaaataacataGTTTATAAATCTAAAACACAATATGCCGAATCACCATACAATAAATTTCTATACATAGTTATAGTATGAGATACCTTAGTGAGGATGTCAAGATGGCTACTGATATTCTTTTCTGTATCATCGTCTACCGGCTCCTTTGGGATTCTACCAGGAATATTAGGATAACTTTTGTTATAGTGCCTTGTCACACCGCAATTTGAACACCTCTGTTGCTTAAATTTTGAGTTTTCTTGGGAGCTCTCTTACTCTTCACCACCAATGGGTCAACAACGTAGTCATCGTCTAAATTACCGTTGCATGGATTTTCACCTCACTTTTGGAGTTTTGTAATTATGTTGACAACATCATTCATTGCTTCGACAAAATCACTTGAGTTCTTACATGCAACATCCATCAACCTAGAACACTCAACAGCCAACACACCCAAACGACACTTTAGTACCTTATTAGAATTGCTTGGATCATCGACATTTGACTTCATGAAATCACTCTTGGCATTCTTCGTCCAACGCTTGCACACTAAGCATTCTGGAATAACTTCAATGTGTTGGTGCTTTAGGCATGCGAATATGTGCATGTAGGGAATCACTCTATTTTTGAACCACAGACACTCGCAACAAAGTATCCCCCTAACTCTGTCAAACTCAACCACATAATCAATCGGGCACTCCAAAACTGTTACACTTGAAGTATAGTTTTCCACCATCCTGAATTACCAACTCTGTATTCATAGCACAAGCACCCTTAATTTCCTTCCTGACCTCCCGGAACATGTTACGAGTGAAAGTTTTTGCAGTAATATCCTCATTAACAAGAAGACCACATCCAAATATGATGGTCTGCCCATGATGATTGCTACTAGAAAATATCACCTGTGGTTTATTGTATACATTCATATTGTAAGTCAAATCAAATGTCAAGACATGCCCAAAGCACTCATAATCAATACGGCTAGTCCCATCATCCCAAACCAAATTTTCCAATCGATTCTCATTACTTAATGTGTACTtgccaaagaaaaaagaatcatTACCAGCTTTACCTCTCAAGTAGCTTATTGCAATATTTGCATCACCACCCTTCACCTTTTTCTTCATATGTTGAGTAATGAGTTTGTACATATCTTTTTGATTGAATGACAAGTTTGCATATCCACCTTTTTAAGTAGCCAAGTATCCCAAGATGTGACAGGTCCTGATGCCTATGTCGTGCAAATTCTTCGCCTGAGCTTTATCCGAGACACTGAATGTGCAATACTCAGGAATTATGCTAACGTCGAGTGGATCAACTAATCCATGAGATTGCTCTTCATAGAACAAAATAACcttcaatttataaatttttctatCTAGTCTTGCATGAATTCTCGCCCGGCAACAACTTTGAGTTAGGGGTCGGTGGTCCCTGATTCTTTCATccttttcaacctcttcctttcTTAAGCCTGCCTGATTACAAACAATTTGGCGCATAATTACACAACCATCGCTATCACGTCTGACTTCATCCAACCTCACAGCGAAATCGTGCGTCATTGCATAAGTCTTATAGAATCGATAAACAGCTTCCTCATCTGTAAACTGAAGTTGCATGATATCTTCTCGTGACAGCTCTGCTATTCTTTTATCTTGAGGTCTATCTTCATCAGCCTCCGAATCGTCGTCTAAAAAATCTAGATCGTCTCCTCTTGGGAACTCCTCATCGGAGTTTGTTCCAAAAGAATTGCTATCCGACGGCCCCATCTCCCAAAAATAAACATACACCtacaatttataaaaaaaacaaacacatcACTGCACAATTAACATTTTACAAATATGTAGACTAGAAAAATTACCACTAATTCACATAAAATACAGCAACACCTTTAAATAACTAAAAGATTTTAATACAATCCATCGAATTGTATTTACTTTTATGTTTCCCATTTGGTTGACTAGCTTGTTTGTATCTTAAAGACCTAAGCAGAACAAcatatatttagattttttgttTACATGAGCATCAATGATTTCATCACTTTGGAATTTTATTTGTCATGGTTTGTACAAAGTAGAAATGGCATTCTCACCAAAGATAAAATGAAGGAAATGTATGTAACAATGAAAACATGTGGTAGTAATAGTTGCACCTGACCAGAACTATGTCACGCACGTTATGTTTATAGAAACAATatagataataaatattagaaattgGTTCAAATGAGGCGTATAAAGGAAGACAACGCTGATTTGGATGCATTTTAATCTAATGTTCAAGAATCATGAGGGCATGCACAAGGAAAAGCATTCAGCTTCTTTTTATTTCTGGCTGGCTACTACCCATTTTTATTTGCTTCATAATCATTCAATAGATATACATAATTAATATCATACAATTTGTTAAGGCCTTCTCTACTTCATGACTTCTATTTCACTTCTTTCGAAGGAAATGAACAAAGTGAAAATTAGCTTAGAAAGTAAGCAgcacaattaaataaaaaagaaataattcaCATTAAGTAAATACTTTTAGGAGATTATACACCAAAGCTAAAGCAGTAAGCATCCTCTTCCATATGAAAGTGAAAGTGAAAGGGGGCATTGTGTGTAACAGAAGAACACCAACAAACAGGGATATTGCaagaagataaattaaaaaaaaacacaacacCAGCAACAACACAACATCAGCAACTATAACAAGATGAAAGGTTCAAAAAAATAAGACAACAACATCCAAGGTGTTTCTGATTAAAATTAAAGCTACTCTTGTTCTAATAACctatttcaattcaaattaattcagttcagaacaaaattaaaaagcataaagcaaagaaaaagatataacaaAATTAGTGGCTTATTTTAGTATATGCCTAGCATGGTTAAATTGAGATATAGTGATAAATTAccacataaaagaaaaatatataaatgtaaATAACCAACgaggataaaataaaaataaatgggcggtttagggtttagggtttataaaaGTTTATTCAAAGATCTTTCCAACGGTTCAAAAATGGTCAAAAAAGGAATTTTGTAGAAGAAGTTATGTGTGTTGGAAGTTTGGCGTTTAAAAGTgtaattctgcagctttttaacttagtaaaaaattttggaaaattgtGCTTCAAAGCGCACACGTggccgacg is part of the Arachis duranensis cultivar V14167 chromosome 1, aradu.V14167.gnm2.J7QH, whole genome shotgun sequence genome and encodes:
- the LOC107485427 gene encoding uncharacterized protein LOC107485427: MGPSDSNSFGTNSDEEFPRGDDLDFLDDDSEADEDRPQDKRIAELSREDIMQLQFTDEEAVYRFYKTYAMTHDFAVRLDEVRRDSDGCVIMRQIVCNQAGLRKEEVEKDERIRDHRPLTQSCCRARIHARLDRKIYKLKVILFYEEQSHGLVDPLDVSIIPEYCTFSVSDKAQAKNLHDIGIRTCHILGYLAT